TTCGGCCAGGGCGGGTGTGGGCTCCTGGGTGTTCCACTGGTAGCCGGCGTGCAGGGGGTGGTCGGCCGGGAAGTTCAGGCGCATGGGTACCGACTCGAGGACGGGGACGGCCAGGTGGTCGGCCAGGCGCTGGAGTTGGGTGACGGCGTGGGGGTCGCGGCCCAGGTAGGAGGTGACGACGAGGGGGGTGTCGGCCTCGGTGAGGGCGCGGGCGATGGTGTCGGTGGTGTGGGGGTCGAGTGCGGCGGGGGCGATGGGGGGTGTGTGGTGGAGGTGGTAGCGGGGGTTGTCGGTGTCGGCGGGGTCGAGGGTCTGTTCCATGACTTCGCGGGCGCCGACGAGGTAGGCGGGGCCGGCGGGTTCGCTGGTGGCGATCTGCAGGGCGCGGTGGACGAGTTGTTTGACGTTGGCGCCGGTGCGGATCTCGTTGTCGTATTTGGTGTAGCCGCGGACGATGCCGCGCTGGTCGTGGACGTCTTGGATCCACTGGATGAATTCGTTGCGGCTGCCGGTGTGTTCGCCGTACTGGGTGGAGGGTGAGGCGCCGGCGAAGACGAGGACCGGAGTGCGGCCTTTGGCGGCGTTGTGGATCATGCCGCCGATGTTCTGGGTGCCGCATTCGACGTGGACGAGGACGGCTTGGGGGCGTCCGGTGGTTTGGGCGTAGCCCTGGGCGGCGGAGAAGGCGACGCTTTCGTGGGGGCAGATGATCATGCGGGGGAAGCGGTGGGCGTCGCCGTTGGCGTTGGCGTGGGCGTAGGCCTCGACGATGCCGGGGTGGTCGCTGCCGAGGTTGGCGAAGACGTAGTCGACGCCGGCTTCGGTGAGGGCTTCGAGGAACGCGGTGCTGGTGGTGTAGGGCGCGGTGGTCATGGGACCCAGTCAAGCATCTGTGGCGAGTGGTGTTTGCGCAGGGTGTGGGGGTACCTGCTGCGTCGGTGGTCTTGTTCCTGCGGTGTCGGGGTCAGGGGTCGGTGTCGGGGACGAGGAGGTCGACCAGGTCGTCGACGAGGCGGGTGGGGTCGGTGTCGTGCCAGGTTTCGGGCAGGGTGAGGTGTTCGACGATGAGGCCGGTCATGGCGAGGTAGAGGGCGCGGGCGGTGCGGCGTCCGCCGGGGTAGCCGCCGTGGACGTGGAAGTCGATGCTGTCGGTGATGCTGGTGTCGATGGCCGCGGTGAGTGCGGCGCGGACGTCGGGGCGGCGGGTGCCTTCCAGGCGTAGTTCGAGGAGGGCGATGTAGCCGGCGGGGTCGCGGGTGACGCGGTCGAAGAGGTCGTGCATGGCGGTTCGGACGGCGTCGCGGGTGGGTGCGGGGTCGGTGAGGCGGGCCATGTGTGCGGGTGCGGGGGCCAGGCGGACGTGGACGTGGGCGCCGGCTTGGGCGAGCAGGGTGTCGCGGTCGGGGAAGTAGTTGGATGCGGTGCCGGCGGGGACGGCGGCTGCGGTGTCGACGGCGCGGAAGGTGAGTCCGCGGGCGCCGTGGTCGGCGAGGACGTCGACGGCGGCGTCGAGGAGGGCGCGGCGGCGGGGCTGGTTGGTTCTGGCCATGGGGCTCTCCGTCAAAAACGACTATGCATATAGTACTTTGTTCATAGTGCTATTCGTGTAGTTGTTTGAGTGGGGGTCGGATGCAGACTAAGGACATGGTCGGGTTCGCGCTGTCGGTGCGGGACCCGTCGGGGAGCGCGCGGTGGTTCGCCGAGTACTTCGGATTCGCCGTCAACGTCGATCTGGGCTGGTATGCCAATACGACCTCGCCCGATCTCGCGGGGGTGAGCCTGGACTTCCTGGCGCGCGACAGCGAGTCCTGGCCCGAGGGGGTGCGGGGCCGGGGCGTGTCGGGGGCGATGGTGGCGTTCCTGGTCGCCGACGTCGACGCCGAGGACCGG
The genomic region above belongs to Streptomonospora salina and contains:
- a CDS encoding thiamine pyrophosphate-binding protein, producing MTTAPYTTSTAFLEALTEAGVDYVFANLGSDHPGIVEAYAHANANGDAHRFPRMIICPHESVAFSAAQGYAQTTGRPQAVLVHVECGTQNIGGMIHNAAKGRTPVLVFAGASPSTQYGEHTGSRNEFIQWIQDVHDQRGIVRGYTKYDNEIRTGANVKQLVHRALQIATSEPAGPAYLVGAREVMEQTLDPADTDNPRYHLHHTPPIAPAALDPHTTDTIARALTEADTPLVVTSYLGRDPHAVTQLQRLADHLAVPVLESVPMRLNFPADHPLHAGYQWNTQEPTPALAE
- a CDS encoding TetR/AcrR family transcriptional regulator, translated to MARTNQPRRRALLDAAVDVLADHGARGLTFRAVDTAAAVPAGTASNYFPDRDTLLAQAGAHVHVRLAPAPAHMARLTDPAPTRDAVRTAMHDLFDRVTRDPAGYIALLELRLEGTRRPDVRAALTAAIDTSITDSIDFHVHGGYPGGRRTARALYLAMTGLIVEHLTLPETWHDTDPTRLVDDLVDLLVPDTDP
- a CDS encoding VOC family protein translates to MQTKDMVGFALSVRDPSGSARWFAEYFGFAVNVDLGWYANTTSPDLAGVSLDFLARDSESWPEGVRGRGVSGAMVAFLVADVDAEDRRLRAAGAEFALDTVTEPWGQRRLQVRGPEGVVVEVLQVVAPDPEWSAANGL